In Flavobacterium lacustre, a genomic segment contains:
- a CDS encoding acyltransferase, whose translation MINKVISRVGIIFNAFRFHLKGVKYGKRIRIKGYASIKIGKEATITIGDNFVLISGNMYNSIGRNIESCIRVDDHAEIVIGNDVGMSNVSIWSKKSIYIGNNVKIGADTIIVDSDMHSMNYLQRRNVHEDSQNAIKKPIHIGNDVFIGTRSIICKGVSIGDNSIIGAGSIVVKDIPINEIWAGNPARFIKKII comes from the coding sequence ATGATAAATAAGGTAATTAGTAGAGTTGGTATAATTTTTAATGCTTTTAGGTTTCATTTAAAGGGTGTTAAATATGGTAAAAGAATAAGAATTAAGGGCTATGCTAGCATTAAAATAGGTAAAGAAGCTACAATTACTATTGGAGATAATTTTGTTCTTATTAGTGGGAATATGTATAATTCAATAGGTAGAAATATTGAAAGTTGTATTCGTGTTGATGATCATGCGGAAATAGTAATTGGGAACGATGTTGGTATGAGTAATGTAAGCATATGGTCTAAAAAATCAATTTATATAGGCAATAATGTTAAAATAGGAGCAGATACTATTATTGTTGATTCGGATATGCATTCTATGAATTACTTGCAAAGAAGAAATGTTCATGAGGATTCTCAAAATGCAATTAAAAAGCCAATTCACATAGGGAATGATGTTTTTATAGGAACTCGTTCTATTATCTGTAAGGGAGTTTCTATAGGTGATAATTCAATTATTGGTGCAGGAAGCATTGTTGTAAAGGACATTCCAATCAATGAAATTTGGGCAGGTAATCCCGCCAGGTTTATAAAAAAAATTATTTAA
- a CDS encoding polysaccharide biosynthesis protein yields MNSNKPHSKTAPFSTYFSRANLRLSISNLSYLPRWIIVAIDFMVLFIAFFLTYLLFRGTGLDYVITPHEFVFISSFFGVNVFFFWIFRTYSGIIRHSSYIDAVKLLFSQLSVLIFFLFFNFVFEILTKEKAFLNTALFINVVLSFCGLFLYRVVVKQTFELYFSEKNSTKLIRTIIYGTDANAISVANALKFETPSRFKIVGFVDRNNQNASKRMLDLPILVQKKKLPALMRSVAAEGVIMADKSLSKEEQLLIVDQCLEYNYRVYTVPLISDWENQKEISQKVKNIQIEDLLERKPIVLDSKSISKQLKDKTILISGAAGSIGSEIVRQVLGFGPKCVIMLDQAETPLHHLCLETRKLGSATIIHTVIADVRNKEAMNRIFKKYQPQVVYHAAAYKHVPLMEENPSQAILTNIEGTKNLADLSCLYKVKKFVMVSTDKAVNPSNVMGASKRIAEKYVQSLQLKSQKEESLHTTKFITTRFGNVLGSNGSVVPLFTKQIASGGPVTITHKDIIRYFMTIPEACQLVLEAGSMGNGGEIYIFDMGKPVKILDLAKKMIKLAGFVPDRDIKIAIVGLRPGEKLYEELLNDTSKTIPTYHEKIMIAEEIQDEFETLHTDIDELIGIANFFDNDDIVSKMKKIVPEFKSMNSTYQTLDQ; encoded by the coding sequence TTGAATAGTAATAAACCCCATAGTAAAACGGCTCCTTTTTCTACTTATTTTTCGAGAGCTAATTTAAGATTGAGTATTAGTAATTTGAGCTATTTGCCCCGATGGATAATTGTTGCCATAGATTTTATGGTATTGTTTATCGCTTTCTTTTTAACTTATTTATTGTTTAGAGGCACCGGATTGGATTATGTTATCACGCCTCATGAATTCGTTTTTATCAGTTCTTTTTTTGGTGTTAATGTCTTTTTCTTTTGGATTTTCAGAACCTACTCGGGAATTATTCGACACTCTTCTTACATCGATGCCGTTAAACTTTTGTTTTCCCAGTTGTCGGTATTGATTTTCTTTCTTTTTTTTAATTTTGTATTTGAAATTCTTACCAAAGAAAAAGCCTTTTTAAATACGGCTCTTTTTATCAATGTAGTGCTTTCTTTTTGCGGGTTGTTTTTATATCGTGTGGTTGTTAAGCAAACTTTTGAGCTGTATTTCTCAGAAAAAAATAGTACTAAATTAATTCGGACCATCATTTACGGAACGGATGCCAATGCCATTTCGGTTGCGAATGCTTTGAAATTTGAAACCCCATCCCGTTTTAAAATTGTTGGATTTGTCGATCGGAACAACCAGAATGCTTCTAAACGGATGTTGGATTTACCGATATTAGTCCAGAAGAAAAAACTACCGGCTTTGATGCGTTCTGTAGCCGCCGAAGGCGTTATTATGGCCGATAAAAGTTTGTCAAAGGAAGAACAATTGCTTATCGTTGATCAATGTCTGGAATACAATTACCGCGTTTATACGGTTCCTTTGATTTCTGATTGGGAAAATCAAAAAGAGATTTCGCAAAAAGTAAAGAACATTCAAATTGAAGATTTATTGGAGCGAAAACCAATCGTATTGGACAGTAAATCCATCTCGAAACAATTAAAAGACAAAACCATTTTAATTTCGGGTGCGGCAGGATCTATAGGCAGCGAAATCGTTCGTCAGGTGTTGGGCTTTGGCCCTAAATGTGTTATTATGCTGGATCAGGCTGAAACACCACTGCATCATCTTTGTTTAGAAACCCGCAAGTTGGGTTCCGCTACAATTATCCATACGGTTATCGCCGATGTTCGCAATAAAGAGGCTATGAATCGGATTTTTAAAAAATACCAGCCCCAGGTTGTTTATCATGCGGCGGCTTACAAGCATGTTCCTTTGATGGAGGAGAATCCTTCTCAGGCTATTTTGACTAATATCGAAGGGACCAAAAATCTAGCCGATTTATCCTGTTTGTACAAAGTCAAAAAATTTGTCATGGTCTCTACGGACAAAGCGGTCAATCCGAGTAACGTCATGGGCGCCAGCAAACGCATCGCTGAAAAATATGTACAATCCTTGCAGTTAAAAAGTCAAAAGGAAGAAAGCCTTCATACCACTAAATTTATCACTACCCGTTTTGGGAATGTATTGGGGTCTAATGGTTCGGTTGTTCCTTTGTTTACGAAACAAATTGCCAGTGGTGGTCCTGTTACGATTACCCATAAAGATATTATCCGTTATTTCATGACAATTCCGGAAGCCTGTCAATTGGTATTAGAGGCCGGGTCTATGGGGAATGGCGGGGAGATTTACATTTTTGATATGGGGAAACCTGTTAAAATACTCGATTTGGCTAAAAAGATGATTAAGTTAGCCGGATTTGTTCCTGACCGTGATATTAAGATAGCCATAGTTGGTTTAAGACCAGGAGAAAAACTGTATGAAGAACTGCTTAATGATACCTCCAAAACGATTCCGACCTATCATGAAAAAATCATGATTGCAGAAGAAATTCAAGATGAATTTGAAACCTTGCATACTGATATTGATGAGCTCATTGGTATTGCCAATTTCTTTGATAATGATGATATCGTGTCTAAGATGAAGAAAATTGTTCCTGAATTTAAGAGTATGAATTCGACTTATCAGACACTGGACCAATAA
- a CDS encoding NAD-dependent epimerase/dehydratase family protein encodes MVLITGITGFVGQNLSAYLSDSYQIKGVSRVSSDANLSYADFFEGNSTCDAIVHLAGKAHDLKKTSNDSDYYEANFELTQKLYDQFLQSNAQTFIYISSVKAVADTVTGVLTEDAFPNPITVYGKSKKMAEDYILAHLPSDKKVYILRPCMIHGPGNKGNLNLLYGLVSKGVPYPLGAYTNNRSFLSIENLCFVIDHLLKKDIPSAVFNVADDVPLSTNEVIALVSESLGKKAKIIALPKAIIHVVAQVGDILPLPINSEKLQKLTENYVVSTAKIKSALGISLPVSSRAGLLNTFNSFRNS; translated from the coding sequence ATGGTTTTAATAACGGGAATTACCGGTTTTGTAGGACAGAATTTGAGTGCATATTTATCGGATTCATATCAGATTAAAGGTGTTTCTAGAGTGTCTTCTGATGCAAATCTGTCTTATGCTGATTTCTTTGAAGGGAATTCAACTTGTGATGCTATTGTTCATCTTGCCGGCAAAGCGCATGATTTAAAGAAAACCTCCAATGATTCGGACTATTATGAGGCTAATTTTGAGTTGACCCAAAAATTATACGATCAATTTTTACAATCCAATGCTCAAACATTTATTTATATCAGTTCGGTTAAAGCTGTTGCGGATACTGTAACAGGCGTTTTAACGGAAGATGCTTTTCCTAATCCTATTACGGTATATGGGAAGTCCAAAAAAATGGCGGAAGACTATATTTTAGCCCATTTGCCGTCTGATAAAAAAGTATATATCTTGCGTCCGTGTATGATACATGGTCCGGGAAATAAAGGAAATCTTAATTTATTGTACGGTTTAGTGTCAAAAGGCGTTCCCTATCCCTTAGGGGCTTATACCAATAACCGGTCTTTTTTAAGTATCGAAAATCTATGTTTTGTTATTGATCATTTATTAAAAAAGGACATACCCTCAGCTGTTTTTAATGTTGCGGATGATGTTCCCTTATCTACCAATGAAGTGATTGCATTGGTATCAGAATCTTTGGGTAAGAAGGCTAAAATCATTGCTTTGCCCAAAGCAATCATTCATGTTGTTGCCCAAGTTGGTGATATTTTGCCTCTACCCATCAATTCCGAAAAATTGCAAAAATTAACTGAAAATTATGTCGTCAGTACGGCTAAAATTAAATCCGCTTTAGGGATTTCTTTACCGGTCTCTTCAAGAGCCGGTCTTTTAAACACTTTTAACTCGTTTCGTAATTCATGA
- a CDS encoding MraY family glycosyltransferase, producing MTYFIVLLLLFALELFYFKIADRYNIIDKPNHRSSHTRITLRGGGIIFPIALLIAFFLGYVSAVVTGAVVLVAVVSFIDDVYPLSTLPRFLSHCIACGLLVFELQLFSEPLWLLPILFVLLIGWINAFNFMDGINGITVLYALVSILTFAYLYQGDEQFSVLVLLGLACIVFGFFNVRKRAVTFAGDVGSISMAVFLAYFMVQLIFEKGQIGYLLFFSVYGIDAIVTILYRIKNKENILQAHRSHLYQYLANELGWSHVTVSVLYALFQFVINVVVLALIAAEQLSVFVFLVIGMALTGVYLGIRIKVLQRIKPNYA from the coding sequence ATGACTTATTTTATTGTTTTACTTCTTTTGTTTGCCTTGGAGCTTTTTTATTTTAAAATAGCCGACCGGTATAATATTATCGACAAACCCAATCATCGTTCTTCTCATACCCGTATTACTTTGCGCGGGGGAGGAATTATTTTTCCCATTGCGTTGTTGATTGCCTTTTTTTTAGGGTATGTCTCTGCTGTGGTTACCGGCGCTGTTGTTTTGGTCGCTGTTGTCAGTTTCATCGATGATGTTTATCCGTTGTCCACTTTGCCCCGGTTTTTATCCCATTGTATAGCTTGTGGTCTTTTGGTTTTTGAATTGCAGCTTTTTTCAGAACCTTTATGGCTTTTGCCTATTCTTTTTGTCTTACTGATTGGTTGGATTAATGCCTTTAATTTTATGGATGGCATTAATGGTATAACGGTACTTTATGCTTTGGTCAGTATTCTTACTTTTGCTTATTTGTATCAAGGCGATGAACAGTTTTCTGTATTGGTTCTGTTGGGTTTGGCTTGTATCGTATTTGGTTTTTTCAATGTCAGAAAACGTGCTGTGACTTTTGCCGGAGATGTCGGCAGTATTAGTATGGCCGTTTTTCTTGCTTATTTTATGGTACAGCTTATTTTCGAAAAAGGCCAAATCGGTTATCTTTTGTTTTTTAGTGTCTATGGAATAGATGCTATTGTTACGATTTTGTATCGCATCAAAAATAAAGAAAACATTCTTCAGGCGCATCGCAGTCATTTGTATCAATATTTAGCCAACGAACTAGGCTGGTCTCATGTAACGGTTTCGGTACTGTATGCCCTGTTTCAATTTGTTATTAATGTTGTTGTATTGGCATTAATTGCTGCCGAACAATTGTCTGTTTTTGTTTTTCTGGTCATCGGTATGGCTTTGACAGGTGTCTATTTGGGTATTCGAATTAAGGTGCTGCAACGTATTAAACCTAACTATGCCTAG
- a CDS encoding DegT/DnrJ/EryC1/StrS family aminotransferase — MNSNTIPLSSPHMGESEQKYITETLASNWVTSLGPNLALFEDRLEAYLGSGAVAALNSGTSAIHLGLILLGVQAGDEVLCQTMTFSASANPILYQGATPVFIDSEPDTWNLCPVALEDAIQDRIAKGVTPKAIIAVHLYGVPYQVDAIREVADRYGIPILEDAAEALGSSYKGQRCGTFGDIGIFSFNGNKIITTSSGGALVLRTAALKKKAIFYATQSKDDAPHYQHSTIGYNYRMSNICAAIGLGQLEVLDERLRLRSAMHDFYVELFKSIPGVTVYTVPHADYASNYWLTTLLIRPELTGGITRETVRQALNDAAIDCRPLWKPMHLQPLFENQPYYGGTVSATLFDIGLCMPSGSALTDADRSRIKEVLMGVF, encoded by the coding sequence ATGAACAGTAATACAATTCCGCTTTCGTCTCCACATATGGGCGAAAGCGAACAAAAATATATCACGGAAACGTTAGCCTCTAATTGGGTTACTTCCTTAGGTCCTAATCTGGCTCTCTTTGAAGACCGTTTAGAAGCCTATTTGGGTTCGGGAGCCGTAGCCGCATTAAATTCGGGCACTTCGGCGATTCATCTTGGACTGATTTTGTTAGGTGTTCAAGCCGGTGATGAAGTCCTTTGTCAGACGATGACATTTTCTGCTTCTGCCAATCCCATTTTGTATCAAGGTGCTACACCTGTTTTTATCGATAGTGAACCGGATACGTGGAATTTATGTCCAGTCGCTTTAGAGGATGCCATACAAGACCGAATTGCTAAGGGTGTAACACCTAAGGCTATTATAGCGGTTCATTTGTATGGTGTGCCTTATCAAGTTGACGCCATTCGGGAAGTTGCGGATCGCTATGGAATTCCCATACTTGAAGATGCTGCAGAAGCTTTAGGCAGCAGTTATAAAGGACAACGCTGTGGTACTTTTGGCGACATTGGTATCTTTTCTTTTAATGGAAATAAAATCATTACGACTTCTTCCGGAGGCGCTCTGGTATTGCGTACCGCTGCGCTGAAAAAGAAAGCTATTTTTTATGCCACACAATCCAAAGACGATGCGCCCCATTATCAGCATAGTACAATAGGGTATAATTACCGGATGAGTAATATATGTGCCGCCATAGGTCTTGGCCAGCTGGAAGTTTTAGACGAGCGTCTGAGATTGCGCAGTGCGATGCATGATTTTTATGTTGAGCTGTTTAAGTCCATTCCCGGCGTAACGGTTTATACAGTTCCTCATGCTGATTATGCTTCAAATTATTGGTTGACGACTCTTTTAATCCGTCCCGAGCTGACTGGTGGTATAACCCGAGAAACCGTCCGGCAAGCCTTAAACGACGCTGCTATAGATTGCAGGCCTTTATGGAAACCGATGCATTTACAACCTCTTTTTGAAAATCAACCGTATTATGGCGGTACAGTATCCGCCACTCTTTTTGACATCGGACTTTGTATGCCTTCCGGTTCTGCTCTGACCGATGCGGATCGAAGCAGGATTAAAGAGGTGTTGATGGGGGTTTTTTAG
- a CDS encoding WecB/TagA/CpsF family glycosyltransferase, whose product MNKYFNVNFQFDHQELEKIIEETSLIGKGYCCFVDATSLVYSYKNENFRSILNASLANSCDGSYIALLASKIHNKSLKEYIGPDFFKKFIYKNNTQFIIGNTEIVFNKVKDKLELNGIPTSNLYFIPLPFKSVEEFDYAAIASKINKISPRYIWVSLGAPKQEEFMSRLLPYIDKGVMIGVGAALNYFTGEVKDIPNWARKMHLIWLYRIFTEPKKQIKRCKEILLVLPKLYSQEKKKIKQIKPV is encoded by the coding sequence ATGAATAAATATTTCAATGTTAATTTCCAATTTGATCACCAAGAATTAGAAAAAATAATAGAAGAAACATCTTTGATTGGTAAAGGATATTGTTGTTTTGTTGATGCTACATCACTGGTCTATTCGTATAAAAATGAAAATTTCAGAAGTATTTTGAATGCCTCACTTGCAAATTCTTGTGATGGAAGTTATATTGCATTATTGGCCAGTAAAATTCATAATAAGAGTTTAAAAGAATATATAGGACCTGATTTTTTTAAAAAATTTATTTACAAAAATAATACGCAATTTATAATTGGAAATACAGAAATTGTTTTTAATAAAGTAAAGGATAAATTAGAATTAAATGGCATACCTACTTCTAATCTTTATTTCATTCCTTTACCTTTTAAGTCAGTTGAAGAATTCGATTATGCAGCAATAGCATCAAAGATAAACAAAATAAGTCCACGATATATTTGGGTCTCTTTAGGAGCTCCAAAGCAAGAAGAGTTTATGTCCAGATTATTGCCTTATATTGATAAAGGAGTTATGATTGGTGTAGGCGCAGCACTGAATTATTTTACCGGAGAAGTGAAAGATATTCCTAATTGGGCCAGAAAAATGCATTTGATTTGGTTGTATCGAATTTTTACTGAACCCAAAAAACAAATCAAAAGGTGCAAAGAAATTTTGTTGGTATTACCAAAACTCTATTCACAAGAGAAAAAAAAGATAAAGCAAATTAAGCCTGTCTAA
- a CDS encoding glycosyltransferase has product MNILVFDIHITGHHSEYISHFVDYLVTNASKDNYYFIVHPSFCEKFPEIVAAAHKVDYIHIVPIAQDAFLTMDSVNRIKRSINYFKLMNFYSIQYKVDLCYLLHMNVFQIALGLYKVPYKIRGILFMQFTNMKISSVKDYYYYLRRYFPMLLCIRNQKLDSVFLLNDSDSAVLLNDKFKKEAVFKYLPDPVPFVVSEKDFDLRTFYGIDKERKIFLHFGSLSERKGTLDILDSVYFLQENQKTTTIVLAGKATDAFDAVLSEKISKIRKVTDVQVVWDNSFISNERVVALFNQCDAVLIPYKNAEASSGVLGHAIHSGKKVIGPSNGLIGKLIKNNDLGVCIDSINPEKIASALFSKFLDEKSAINSAYLEEHKPANFIKTLLCT; this is encoded by the coding sequence ATGAACATATTAGTATTTGATATACATATAACTGGACATCATTCAGAATACATATCGCATTTTGTTGATTATCTCGTTACTAACGCAAGTAAGGATAACTATTATTTTATAGTTCATCCTTCCTTTTGCGAGAAATTCCCTGAAATTGTAGCTGCTGCGCATAAAGTAGATTATATTCATATTGTGCCAATTGCACAGGATGCGTTTTTAACTATGGATTCTGTCAATAGGATTAAAAGGTCTATTAATTATTTTAAATTAATGAATTTTTATAGTATTCAATACAAGGTTGATCTTTGTTATTTACTTCATATGAATGTATTTCAGATTGCATTAGGGTTGTATAAAGTACCTTATAAAATTAGAGGCATATTGTTTATGCAGTTTACTAATATGAAAATTAGTTCTGTCAAAGATTATTATTATTATCTAAGGCGTTATTTTCCAATGCTTTTATGTATTCGTAATCAAAAATTAGATTCTGTTTTTTTGTTAAATGACAGTGATAGTGCTGTTTTATTAAATGATAAGTTTAAAAAAGAGGCTGTTTTCAAGTATCTGCCAGATCCTGTACCATTTGTGGTCAGTGAAAAAGATTTTGATCTTCGAACATTTTATGGGATTGATAAGGAACGGAAAATATTTCTTCATTTTGGATCACTTTCAGAAAGAAAAGGGACATTAGACATACTTGATTCCGTTTATTTTTTGCAAGAAAATCAAAAAACAACAACAATAGTTTTGGCAGGTAAGGCGACAGATGCTTTTGATGCAGTATTGTCTGAAAAAATTTCTAAAATAAGAAAAGTTACTGATGTTCAGGTAGTTTGGGATAATAGTTTTATATCAAATGAACGAGTTGTAGCTTTATTTAATCAATGTGATGCGGTACTAATACCGTATAAAAATGCCGAAGCTTCCAGTGGAGTATTAGGTCATGCAATTCATTCCGGTAAAAAGGTTATCGGACCATCAAATGGACTAATAGGGAAGCTTATAAAAAATAATGATTTAGGAGTCTGTATTGATTCTATAAATCCTGAAAAAATAGCAAGTGCTTTGTTTTCAAAGTTTTTAGATGAAAAATCTGCTATTAATTCAGCCTATTTAGAAGAACATAAGCCGGCTAATTTTATTAAAACATTATTATGTACTTAA
- a CDS encoding glycosyltransferase, with amino-acid sequence MQLAPICLFVYNRLDETKITVEALKANFLAAESKLFIFSDGFKNAETQSKVEEVRAYIKTITGFKEITLIESAVNKGLASSIIEGVTKIVNTHGTVIVLEDDLVTTPNFLDFMNQSLQFYESNTSIQSISGFSMKIKNKLKDSDVFFHQRTHSWGWATWGNRWDKNIFYPIYITDTIASKPNILKNFNKQCGNDISEMLLNSLSGKNNSWYVRWVFDHFITKRLTVYPFLSKVYNIGFSDNGTHCKGIDVFKTEIDQLHLKKFLFLEQFENQLINNDFLEYFRKSYKLKFRLKLLLTQSGRIEVYRDVKNKILKK; translated from the coding sequence ATGCAGTTAGCTCCAATATGTTTATTTGTTTATAACCGATTAGATGAAACTAAAATTACTGTTGAGGCGCTAAAAGCTAATTTTTTGGCGGCAGAAAGTAAGTTGTTTATTTTTTCAGACGGATTTAAAAATGCAGAAACGCAATCCAAAGTAGAAGAAGTAAGAGCGTATATCAAAACGATTACAGGTTTTAAAGAGATTACTCTTATTGAAAGTGCTGTTAATAAAGGATTAGCGAGTTCTATTATTGAAGGTGTTACAAAAATTGTTAATACACACGGAACAGTTATTGTGCTTGAAGATGATTTGGTGACCACACCAAACTTTTTGGATTTTATGAATCAATCTCTTCAGTTTTATGAAAGTAACACAAGTATTCAATCGATTAGTGGTTTTTCAATGAAAATTAAAAATAAATTGAAAGATTCAGATGTTTTTTTTCATCAACGAACCCATTCATGGGGTTGGGCAACTTGGGGAAATCGATGGGATAAAAATATTTTTTACCCCATCTACATTACAGATACAATAGCCAGTAAGCCAAATATTTTAAAAAATTTCAATAAGCAGTGTGGTAATGATATTTCAGAAATGTTATTAAACTCTTTATCAGGTAAAAATAATTCCTGGTACGTAAGGTGGGTTTTTGATCATTTTATTACTAAAAGGCTAACGGTTTATCCTTTTCTTTCAAAAGTTTATAACATTGGTTTTTCTGATAATGGGACTCATTGTAAAGGGATTGATGTTTTTAAAACAGAGATTGACCAACTTCATTTAAAAAAATTCCTTTTTTTGGAGCAATTCGAAAATCAATTAATTAATAATGATTTTTTAGAATATTTCAGAAAAAGCTATAAACTTAAATTTAGATTGAAACTTTTATTAACACAATCCGGTAGAATTGAGGTTTATAGAGATGTCAAAAATAAAATTTTAAAAAAATAA
- a CDS encoding sugar transferase: protein MIKRLFDFIFSFLGLVVTGWLVLIFYLLATIDTRQSGLFVQERIGQYGKRFSIYKLRTMRWNAAGQPEISALGVFLRKSKIDELPQLYNVLVNDMSFVGPRPDVAGYYDQLQGDARMLLDLKPGITGPASLKYYNEEQLLSQQADPDYYNDTVIFPDKVRINLNYQAKQSLGLDLTILFFTLFKKKGEFLSL from the coding sequence ATGATTAAACGGCTTTTTGATTTTATTTTTTCATTCCTTGGTTTGGTTGTTACCGGATGGTTGGTGTTGATTTTTTATCTTTTGGCCACTATTGATACCCGACAAAGCGGTTTGTTTGTACAAGAACGTATTGGTCAATATGGCAAAAGGTTTAGTATATACAAGCTTCGGACCATGCGGTGGAATGCTGCCGGTCAGCCGGAGATTTCGGCTTTAGGGGTTTTCCTTCGGAAGTCTAAAATAGATGAATTGCCTCAACTGTATAATGTTTTGGTGAATGATATGAGTTTTGTAGGGCCCAGACCTGATGTTGCCGGTTATTATGATCAATTGCAAGGAGACGCCCGAATGCTTTTGGATTTAAAGCCCGGGATTACCGGTCCCGCCAGTCTTAAATATTACAATGAAGAGCAGCTGTTGTCGCAACAGGCAGACCCTGATTATTATAATGATACTGTTATTTTTCCGGATAAAGTTCGGATTAATTTGAATTATCAAGCGAAACAATCCTTGGGATTGGATTTAACTATTTTATTTTTTACCCTGTTTAAAAAAAAGGGAGAATTCCTTTCGCTTTAA
- a CDS encoding O-antigen ligase family protein — protein MYLKKAQNKIFDLFAATSIIAVFSFGFFFSILSFYLGFTEEEGVLNSVGRTFTFLICFFCILVAIRTKLYQLYLTKNSIFLLLLYVYYAGIIYNDLYLVYDSDVVFLDADRNAIMQRIIRLVFIPMLSLIVFRRESLDLVLCAKIIFFILFWSLLASLTILQLNLGDAVEERVGVSGELNSLNMGYWAATEFLLALFLLTKSNKAYKIFYLFLGLPLSLYVIMISGSRGPLLYTVIIALYYLYLSNGSIINKKILKFSIVIFVLILLFDYSFILEIIKGFNPVFVERIEKAINEGDSSGRDGLYMTAIDQFLKKPFFGDYFVLTSGIYKGFYPHNIIIEALMALGLVGAIPLFVLMGKTFYRIHFILKINNDNAWIALFFLISFFKGLSTWNLYGNALLWVSMFIILTYDIKELKND, from the coding sequence ATGTACTTAAAAAAAGCACAAAATAAAATATTTGATTTATTTGCCGCTACCAGTATAATTGCGGTATTTTCATTTGGTTTCTTTTTTTCTATATTGTCTTTTTATTTGGGTTTTACTGAAGAAGAAGGAGTACTTAATTCAGTAGGTAGAACTTTTACATTTCTTATCTGTTTTTTTTGTATTCTGGTAGCAATTAGAACAAAATTGTATCAACTGTATTTAACTAAAAATTCAATATTCCTTTTGCTGCTCTATGTATATTATGCAGGAATAATTTATAATGATCTTTATTTGGTTTATGATTCAGATGTAGTTTTTTTAGATGCTGACCGGAATGCGATTATGCAGCGTATTATCCGATTGGTTTTTATACCCATGTTGTCCCTAATCGTTTTTAGAAGAGAATCTCTAGATTTAGTGCTGTGTGCAAAGATTATTTTTTTTATTCTATTCTGGTCTTTGTTAGCCTCTTTGACAATTTTACAGTTGAATCTGGGAGATGCAGTTGAGGAAAGAGTAGGGGTCAGCGGTGAGTTGAATTCTCTCAATATGGGGTATTGGGCTGCGACAGAGTTTTTGCTCGCATTATTTTTATTAACGAAAAGTAATAAAGCATATAAAATATTTTATTTGTTTTTAGGGTTGCCTTTATCTCTTTATGTGATTATGATTTCGGGATCCAGAGGTCCATTATTATATACCGTAATAATTGCATTGTATTATTTATACTTGTCTAATGGTTCCATAATAAACAAGAAAATACTAAAATTCAGTATTGTTATTTTTGTCCTTATTTTGTTATTCGATTATAGTTTTATTTTGGAAATTATAAAAGGATTTAATCCCGTTTTTGTAGAACGTATTGAAAAAGCAATTAATGAAGGAGATTCGTCGGGAAGGGATGGTTTGTATATGACTGCTATAGATCAGTTTTTAAAAAAACCTTTTTTTGGTGATTACTTTGTGTTGACTTCGGGAATTTATAAAGGATTTTATCCCCATAATATTATAATTGAAGCGTTGATGGCTTTGGGATTAGTTGGTGCGATTCCTTTATTTGTATTGATGGGAAAAACATTTTACCGCATCCATTTTATTTTGAAAATTAATAATGATAATGCATGGATTGCCCTGTTTTTTTTAATCTCCTTTTTTAAAGGATTGTCAACATGGAATCTTTATGGGAATGCGTTACTCTGGGTTAGCATGTTTATAATTCTAACTTATGATATAAAAGAACTTAAAAATGATTAA